The nucleotide window aGTACAACACTAATAAAAGAACAAAGTTGGAAAACATAACAgaagtgaaaatgaaattagACGATAATGGAAGGACAGAATAGCAAAATAAGAAGATTTGGAAATTAAAAGTGtaagttatgtttatttatttatttataagtcACAACTCACATAAACACATTAagactcaatttttttttccttcgcTGTCCAAAGTCGCAAGTTATCTTTGTCTTTCAGCCTTTCACCTCCGCTTCCGCCTCCGCCCCTTTCCGGCCACTTGCTTTGACGCCTTCTCCGTTCAATTCTGTCtgagatcttctcttttcttccagGTACATAACTCTTCTgacacatttttattttcacttattccatttttctcaaatcaaattccttttttttatttggatccGAATCTTGTCGCTGCTCCTTGAATTGGATCAGAGCATACCCTTTTGCTCAAATTCGgttttttcatcattttttttttctgttccGAGAAAAGTTTACTCCTTTTTCTTCTGTTNNNNNNNNNNNNNNNNNNNNNNNNNNNNNNNNNNNNNNNNNGGTGATTCTGTTTCCATAGCGGCAAATCAGTCAAGCAAGTTCTGCTAGGAGTTCTTGTTGCTGCTTTTGTGTTATTTTCCAGactttcaaatcaaatctcaGCCCTGATTCATTAGGTATTGCTGTTGAGCTTTATTTACATATTTCTATCAGAGATTTATTGTTTTTTCAGTTTTATGTACAAATTGGGAGGAGTACCTAAAAAGGGtggtttttcttttccattattATACAAGTATATAAGGGTATAACGGATTCTAAAAGTGAAGTTCCTAATTGATAGAAATAGTGAATGAATAGAAAGAGATTGGTTGCATGCTAATACTAGAATGGTTTTATTTTATGGGTACAGGCTGCAGCATATGAAGAAAGTCTATTTGTGAAATAAGGGTATTCTTGTTGGGATACACTGAAGAAGATTCCTTGATATGACAAAGAAGAGTCGTGTGGATTTCTCTTTACATGAAGATGGAAAGAAAGTGAAACTCAGCACAAGAGAAGGAGTGAATGATGGTTCTTCAAGACATGGGCTAAATGATTCACTTCTTCCTGGTCTTATTGATGATGTTGCATTGAATTGTCTTGCTTGGATTAGTAGATCGGCTTATGCTTCGCTATCGTGTATAAATAAGAGGTACAAGAAGCTGATTAGTAGTGGCTACCTATATGGGTTGAGGAAGGAATTGGGGGCTGTTGAGCATTCGGTTTATTTGGTTTGTGATCCAAGAGGATGGGAGGCCTTTGACCCCAATGTAAATAGATGGATTTCATTGCCTAGGATACCTTGTGATGAATGTTTTAACCATGCGGATAAGGAGTCGTTGGCTGTGGGATGTGAATTGTTGGTTTTCGGCAGGGAATTGATGGAGTTTGCTATTTGGAAATATAGCTTGGTTTTACAAGGTTGGGTGAAGTGCCAAGGGATGAACCGCCCTCGCTGCTTGTTTGGATCTGGCAGTGCTGGTTCCATTGCTATTGTTGCGGGGGGAAGTGATAAAAATGGTAATGTTCTGAAATCGGCAGAATTGTATGACTCTTCAACAGGAACTTGGGAACTGTTGCCAAACATGCACACAGCTCGTAGATTATGCTCTGGATTTTTTATGGATGGCAAATTTTATGTGATTGGCGGGATGTCAAGTCCAACTGTTTCATTAAGCTGTGGGGAGGAATATGATCTTAAGACAAGAAGTTGGCGGAAAATAGAGGGTATGTATCCTTATGTTAATGGGGCTGCTCAAGCGCCTCCTCTTGTGGCAGTTGTTGATAACCAGTTGTATGCAGTTGAGCATCTAACTAACATGGTGAAGAAATATGACAAGGAAAAGAACACCTGGGATGAATTGGGAAGGCTTCCGGTCCGGGCTGATTCTTCTAATGGTTGGGGACTGGCTTTCAAGGCTTGTGGAGATAAACTTCTGGTTGTGGGTGGACAAAGGGGTCCAGAAGGGGAAGCTGTTGTGTTGAATTCATGGTGTCCTAAGTCAGGGGTCGTGAATGGCACCATCGATTGGCAGATACTCGGTGTAAAGGAGCATGTTGGGGTTTTCGTGTATAATTGTGCTGTAATGGGTTGTTGAGATACTTTTAGATTAACTCAACTGAAGACAAATATGCTGGTATATTCAATCTGACAGAGCCTTGAAGGGTGGTTCCATGTGTTCAATCAATGTGGGATAGCTTTTCCTGCTTGAGAAATGAGAAGtttgtttctttcatttttaaCATGGTTTATTTGAATGTATTTTTCACTGTCATGATCCATAATTTCAAATTGCTTTTGAGGTTAGGCTTTTACACAGATAAGTTCtgttatctttttttcttagcCAACTATGTAAACCAATAAATCAAGTATTTTAATTGTTCAATGCTTTGATGCTCATTGTTTGTTCACAATGCTTCTTCAGTCCAAAAGTGTATCCTATGTATTGATTTGTGTCCACTATTCATGCCTAGAGTGTTGTGGAAAGGGTACCATAGGTGATAGGTGTATGAAGTAGATAATGTAAACAAGGTTGGAAATGTTAGATCTTAGGCATAGGTGAAAAACAAGGTTCCCACTTTCCAACATATTTGAAATCATTTTCTTCATAATATATCAAAATGAGGTCCCCCTCAAGAGTACAATGTGTTTGTTGTGGAACATGTCCATGCTTCCAGCTGTAGTTCCTGCATTAAGGTCTATAATTTTGTCTTCCTATTTATGTTTAGTACATACTTTATGACAATGTGgcctaaaaataatttctttttttcctttaattagGAACAGCAATTGGGGCCAATCTTCACTCTCCTAGTAGTAGATTTAGCAGAATCCTTTTTTTTCTGCTCTTGTGGCCCCATTATTTAATCTTTCACTGTATTATATTATATGCAATTAATCCCCAATTACACCTATGAGCAAATAATGAAAATGATTTTCAATATGACAAGGATGAATACAAGTAACTATACTGGTTATTAAGAATGCTACTGGAATGCTATAAAACAGTTTTAAATCTTTATTATATCTTAAGTACACTTCATTGAATAAAATTAGTCCTTCAAGATTGGAGcaaatattattgtatttgataGCAGTAAAGAACAGCTGGCTCAAACAAATATGAATGCCCCTTTCAGCAAGGAACTGGTATGGAGTTTTTCCTCAATGATTAAACCATACCTTATGGAAACCTCAATTCTCAAATTACATTGCCATGTTCTATACTGGTAATAAAGTTACTCATGATTTGACAAATGTTATGGTACAAAAAATAGGAGTTAGGGTATTGTTTAAATTTAGATACTCGTTTAGATAGTTTAATATTTGTTTGGATTGTCTTTTTTTTGgagaaaaagtattttttatataattataaaggtGTTTGAATACAATTTTCAAAAGTACttttattgaaagaaaaaaaaaatcttttatttgaAGCAAGTAATATGCTGCTTTTTTAAAAAccgaaaatttgaaaacattttaatGAATTGTTTACTAAAAAAGTACTTCTTATATTCTCTATCCAAACATagaattaatttttctaataaaaaaatattcttttaatttttttttcaaattcaaatcaaattcaCTTTTAGTCCCTGCAAATATGTTATgttatttgaaatattatattagtgtcttttatgtatttttttataaaaaaatatggaaaTACTAATAAGTAGTAAGagataatttatttctttttttttaattatccctaataattttttaattatattttttatcattatattttcttttctaaattttgtacgagaaagaaaattaaggtaaattaaactttttataatttattatatcttatatttttttatcatcaaacaaaatataaaaaatattaattttttgtgttatatTCTCAATATCCTATCTTATtatatttctaaaataaaaCGCAACCTATGAAGTCACTATCTTTTATACTTATACTATTGATTGGTAAAATACATCTCTTCTAtcgaaaagagaaaaaaaaatagtctttttttttctgaaaaaaaatagttgtttaatcatttttgttttctatggaCTTCTCTTTATGAATGGAATGGCTACAAAGAGTCATTAGCCCATTACATTTTGAATGGAGCCCACTACAATGTTGGCCCATATTCAGTTACTTCTTTTAGCCCATAATTATTGGATCTGAGTggtctaatttaaaatattagatatcCATTATCTGATCTAATAGTTAGCTGCTTactaatcaaattaaaaaaaaagtataggagaTTCGAATTCTGTTTTGTTCATATAACAATTTATTGGCtagcaaaaaatttttaaattacgtTCAAAGCCGCAATGAATTAATCATTGACCTGTAAAATTAGAGAATActtcaaaatacaaaaaaagaaaTCCATCANNNNNNNNNNNNNNNNNNNNNNNNNNNNNNNNNNNNNNNNNNNNNNNNNNNNNNNNNNNNNNNNNNCTTGAACTTGTTATGTTGGGTAGACCAGAGTCTATGTTATCTTatgctttatatatatatactaaaatctcatatgatttttattttttatttttcaaattgaatATGAATGAAGCATTATCTAAATGAGTAAATGTTGTCGTGTTTTGCTTTTAGGGGGGGCCATAATAGTAGgctaattaaaaattgaaagtgACACAAGATTATCCTAATTTGTGGCCATGGTTTTTATTGTCAATTTATGTTGACGGGACATTGTGGCTTTGTCATATGGCTTGACCTCAACACAGGGTCACTACACTAACTATCCAAGTGTCACTTAGCTTGCTTCGTGTGGATTCTTAATAACATTAAATTAATACTCCATTAAACTCGTGGTTTGAGTTACCATTTCAATTTCATAAATTGTGGACATTTTTAATTGGTCAAAATCATAATGTCTCATTAAGCACTTATTGGAGCCGAGTCcattcaataaatttattagCTTTTGTCTAATTTACTAACCTACCTCTATTTAATTTgctattgaaaattaattagacTTTCTAGAAGCAACGTAAcgtaattatatactaaaatcagttattaaaaataattattaatataaaatatatattaaaaataaattaagggAAAGTATTTAAAATGCATAGTGTTACATGtagactaaaattaattattaaaattagtaactaatataaaatatatgttggtGTTTgattttagtaactaattttaatatacaaattatatttttgaattaacaAAATGTTCAAATTTCATCCAAATATTTAGCTTTCATTTGATTAATCTATAACATATAACATTACAATATGGCATCCAACATTAGTTTCTCACTTATTATGGTGGTCTACTACTAACTAAGAATCTAAGATGTTACATGTTATATATGGCCACTAATTAAACTAGTTTACCTTTCTTAATTACCAAATCCCaaatttaacaatttattttatttatccaacacacacacacacacacacacacacacacacacatatatatatatatatatatatNNNNNNNNNNNNNNNNNNNNNNNNNNNNNNNNNNNNNNNNNNNACAATGCATAGCAATAAATAACATGATCTGATTCACCAAAACAAAGAATAATATATCCCTCTTCATGTGGGAACGAAATGAAAAAatcgtttttgtttttgtttttgtttttttttttttaatgatcgATGCATTGCATCAACTATAGTACTAGTAGATTGTTATTTCCTTGTCACGTAAATGAATTGAGTCGGTGGTGGTAGCTTCGTCTTTTGCCATATTTTTCGGTTGTCAATTTgtcatataattaatataaaatgacATGTCGAATTTgggaacacaaaaaaaaaatgtatactaacttaattaatgaaattaaataaaaagagatgTCAATTTTAATCTTGTTGGACTCATACACATCGAATCTGACCCTTAGAATGTAATGTGTCGTCTTCATCACGTAATCAAATCAAGGTGGTGGTTGTTAGCTATAACTTTTGAGAatgacttttaatttaatttccgaAGGAGAAAATTGAGGTTGCTACTcttcaattcttttttaatttcgtCCCATGAAAACCAAAAAGCCCCATATATAGGTTGTAAGCTTCCcgtgagaaaagaaaaagaaaaaaaaaagctaaacaaattaaatgtgTTTGTTTAAActttatgataaaaataatcatatgGTATCATCGCATGATCATATACACTTGAAATTCCTATGCCTAGCACCATGCATGTTTTATGCTTTTAATCCACAGCTATGTGGAACCAATTAAAGTATAACAATAATCATGAATGCGTGTGGGCCTATAAGTCTATAACTTTTCTCTTAACTATCGTTTATATTCTTTATTGTATAAATAATGGatcaaaaaggaaaaagaaaactaaggaaataaattaaaattaaaaataaaaaacacggCTGGAATATGGCCATGTTAAAATCATTGGTTCATCATTAAATTACTAACTACTAATTATTCTACTTAATTACCATCATAATGcactacaaataaaaaatacgggtgatctaaattttatttaaagactTAATTTAATTGACGAATAAATTTTTATACacatcaaataaaatttaaactttcagTATTTATTTAAGTGGATAAGTGAGCTGATTATTcgactaatttaaattaattatttaatttaatctttgtAGTTAGATGAATAGGTAGTTAGTCTAATTTGGTGCTGAATTGATGCTACTAGGACACGTATAAATTGGCggtgattgaattgaaagaagaaaGTTTTGTTATTGATTTATATGATAATGATATTATTGAATGTCAAGTTAATTAAGAAGAGAATAAACTGATTTGGGCTTTATTTTGTTTCCAATACAAGTATGAAGAAAGAGCAATAATGAATGGCACTGTGTTATTCTTTCCCCACATTTTTTACCTGATTACAGGAAGAATTGTATGGCACAATAATTGCGTGAAAGAAAAGGGATTTGGTGAGTGATCCCAAATAATGAATTAAAGAGGCAGAAAAAGAAGGCATAGTAGTGCTTTATTCATtcatgcatcatcatcatcccacATTGTGAGGAAGTAGTGGAGAAGCACAAGCTTCTTAGTGTATGAAATGTGATCCAAAGCTTCTTCCTTTCTAATTTTGTGATTGCCATATATGCATGCAATAAGTGAGTGTGATTGATATGTATTTTAAAGGCAAGTATTAGTGGTTGTGAACTAACTTCTACAACATGCTAAAGTTCAATAAAACACACTTTCTTCCCTCCAAAAAAGTGGACCTTACCTTACCTTCCAAAACATAATTTCATACATTTCCGTAGTCTTTATCAATTTATAGTACTAATaacatctaaaattaaataatgaatttCAAAGTGAGAACGACATAAATTTTGACCATagtattatttttcatattttattaatttttattggttatttataattttttttctagttgttAAGttgacatttttttattttgatattagatTCACAATTGTATTTTTTTGGATTATAAATTGTTAGGGGGTTAATCTTAAATGTAACACCGTTTTAATTTGGAATAAAAAAACAGACCCTTCGATTTCTGAGATATACAAAAATTAGACCATTTAATTTCTGTTtcgaaaagattaaaaaaatttgaggtaCAAAAATCGGATTCATTTATGTATGtttcacaattttaaaaaatactttgcacccatatatttttttaccaaaaatagaaaGACTCAAACCCGCAATTTTTTGATGAGTATGGAGAGATTATACCGTTTGAGTTATAGCTCATTGGCAATTTACACTCATGTTTACAAATAttctacacaaaaaaaaaaaaacatataatttgcatctatatttatcaaaattttgcaTACATAAATCAATACAATTGATATTCACgttttttataatttacatatataaattaataaaatttatttattaaaataatttaatatttataagaactaaataataataaaaaatactaaaagttGTTAGCACAAAAAATTTCTGGTATTTAGAGAAAATCCTTTTTTATATCATAGAATATATGTGTGGAGAGTGGGAATGAGTGAACAGAAGAGTGTTACAAAAATGCTCATAAAAACTTTAATGATAAACTTTCACTTCCCTGCTTATCTAACTTGCCCAATTTAAAGCCTTCTCCTTATTTGCCTCTCTCACATGTCACTAAAATTTATGCACTAAGAAAACACACA belongs to Arachis duranensis cultivar V14167 chromosome 8, aradu.V14167.gnm2.J7QH, whole genome shotgun sequence and includes:
- the LOC107461735 gene encoding F-box/kelch-repeat protein At5g60570 — encoded protein: MTKKSRVDFSLHEDGKKVKLSTREGVNDGSSRHGLNDSLLPGLIDDVALNCLAWISRSAYASLSCINKRYKKLISSGYLYGLRKELGAVEHSVYLVCDPRGWEAFDPNVNRWISLPRIPCDECFNHADKESLAVGCELLVFGRELMEFAIWKYSLVLQGWVKCQGMNRPRCLFGSGSAGSIAIVAGGSDKNGNVLKSAELYDSSTGTWELLPNMHTARRLCSGFFMDGKFYVIGGMSSPTVSLSCGEEYDLKTRSWRKIEGMYPYVNGAAQAPPLVAVVDNQLYAVEHLTNMVKKYDKEKNTWDELGRLPVRADSSNGWGLAFKACGDKLLVVGGQRGPEGEAVVLNSWCPKSGVVNGTIDWQILGVKEHVGVFVYNCAVMGC